One Meiothermus sp. CFH 77666 genomic region harbors:
- a CDS encoding 2-oxo acid dehydrogenase subunit E2, giving the protein MAELKLPDLGDNVTSAVVVGVLIKEGDTIEAGQPVLELETDKAVMEAPASEGGTVSKVMVKPGDEVKSGQVIAVLGGTAPSAETPKPAPATPPPPTPAPAAAQPASTPSVAQPPSVPAPPRSAASLPGAPAGQRRLIPAAPSVRRLAREMGVNLLEVVGSGPAYRISESDVKRFASGEAPVLAPAPQPSSPSAPALPDFSKFGPVRREAMSGIRRATVRSMAQAWSTIPMVTQFDKADITEMEALRKRMAPRAEKRGAKVTMTAILLKIAAAALKQFPKFNASIDTATNEIIYKDYVHIGVAVDTPTGLLVPVVRDVDKKGVIALAAELGEIAAKARERKLTPEEMQGASFTISNLGGIGGTGFTPIVNWPEVAIMGVSRSSIEPVWNAEKAAFEPRNIMPFSLSYDHRLIDGADAARFCRFVAEMLEDPFLLGFEG; this is encoded by the coding sequence ATGGCCGAACTCAAACTACCCGACCTGGGCGATAACGTGACCTCCGCTGTGGTGGTGGGGGTGCTTATCAAGGAAGGCGATACCATAGAGGCAGGACAGCCGGTGTTGGAACTGGAAACCGACAAGGCCGTAATGGAAGCTCCCGCTTCCGAAGGGGGCACGGTTTCTAAAGTGATGGTCAAACCCGGCGACGAGGTGAAAAGCGGGCAGGTGATAGCGGTTCTGGGCGGTACTGCGCCATCTGCGGAAACCCCCAAGCCTGCACCCGCAACGCCCCCCCCGCCGACCCCTGCCCCTGCCGCAGCCCAGCCTGCCAGTACACCGTCAGTAGCCCAACCCCCCAGCGTACCGGCCCCCCCGCGTAGCGCGGCTTCTCTGCCCGGCGCTCCGGCAGGGCAGCGCCGGCTGATCCCCGCGGCGCCGAGTGTGCGCCGGCTGGCTCGAGAAATGGGGGTTAATCTGCTGGAGGTGGTGGGCAGCGGCCCCGCCTACCGCATCTCCGAGAGCGATGTAAAGCGTTTTGCTTCGGGTGAGGCGCCGGTGCTCGCGCCTGCCCCCCAGCCCTCGAGCCCGTCTGCTCCAGCGCTGCCCGACTTCAGCAAGTTTGGTCCGGTGCGCCGTGAGGCCATGTCGGGGATTCGCCGGGCTACGGTGCGCAGCATGGCCCAGGCCTGGAGCACCATCCCGATGGTGACCCAGTTCGACAAGGCCGACATCACCGAGATGGAAGCCCTGCGCAAAAGGATGGCCCCCCGGGCTGAAAAACGCGGGGCCAAGGTTACCATGACGGCCATCTTGCTGAAGATTGCCGCCGCTGCGCTCAAGCAGTTCCCCAAGTTCAACGCCTCCATCGATACCGCCACGAACGAGATCATTTACAAAGACTACGTCCACATTGGGGTAGCAGTGGACACCCCCACGGGCTTGCTGGTGCCGGTGGTGCGCGATGTGGACAAAAAGGGCGTCATCGCCCTGGCTGCCGAGTTGGGCGAGATTGCCGCCAAGGCTCGAGAGCGCAAACTCACCCCCGAGGAGATGCAGGGGGCCTCGTTCACCATTTCCAACCTGGGCGGCATCGGGGGGACGGGATTCACCCCCATCGTCAACTGGCCCGAGGTGGCCATTATGGGGGTTTCGCGTAGCAGCATAGAGCCGGTGTGGAACGCCGAGAAGGCCGCTTTTGAACCGCGCAACATCATGCCCTTCTCGCTCTCCTACGACCACCGCCTGATTGACGGGGCCGACGCCGCCCGCTTCTGCCGCTTTGTGGCCGAGATGCTGGAAGACCCCTTCTTGCTGGGGTTTGAGGGTTGA